Proteins co-encoded in one Perca flavescens isolate YP-PL-M2 chromosome 11, PFLA_1.0, whole genome shotgun sequence genomic window:
- the med14 gene encoding mediator of RNA polymerase II transcription subunit 14 isoform X2 — MAPVQIGSDGQLVPLGGPVVSGPQPPPPGAPATQGVRLSLLIEFLLQRTYHEITLLAELLPRKTDMERKIEIVQFASRTRQLFVRLLALVKWASNAGKVEKCAMISSFLDQQTILFVDTADRLASLARDALVHARLPSFAIPFAIDVLTTGSYPRLPTCIRDKIIPPDPITKVEKQTTLSQLNQILRHRLVTTDLPPQLANLTVANGRVKFRVEGEFEATLTVMGDDPDIPWRLLKLEILVEDKETGDGRTLVHSLQVNFIHELVQARLCADEKPLQDMYNCLHSFCLSLQLEVLHSQTLMLIRERWGDLVQEERYVPAKYLTLTVWNQQVLGRKTGTASVHKVTIKIDESDGSKPLQISHEPPLPACDSKLMERAMKIDHLSVEKLLIDSVHARSNQKLQELKAILKTSNPSDNSFIETALPTLVIPILEPCGRSECLHIFVDLHSGMFQPMLYGLDQSMLDDIEKTINDDMKRIISWLQQLKFWLGEQRCRQSVKHLPTVCTDVLHLSNSASHPVGNLSKHKLFIKLTRLPQYYIVVEMLEVPSSPTALQYKYSFLSVSQLEGDDGPMCAQLLQHFKPNLEHLVQDTTGRGARPGTKRKISGDQGDPEPKKPKRSGEMCAFNKELAHLVAMCDTNMPFIGLRTELSNMEIPNQGVQVEGDGSSHAIRLLKIPPCKGVGEETRKALDRSLLDCTFRLQGRNNRTWMAELMLANCPLNSTHSKEQASTRHIYLTYENPLSEPVGGRKVVEMFLNDWNAISQLYQCVLNFSRALPEVRLYNYRKLVLCYGTTKGSSVTIQWNSNSQRFHLALGTVGPNSGCSNCHNIILHQLQEMFNKSPNVMQLLQVLSDTQAPLNAINKLPTVPMLGLTQRTNTAYQCFSILPQSPTHIRLAFRNMYCIDIYCRSRGVVAIRDGAYSLFDNTKIVEGFYPAPGLKTFLNMFVDSNQDARRRSVNEDDNPPSPVGVDVMDSLMNHLQAQQQPQTMRGGAGGVYPPLTSPPPNYHANVTPSPSMMPTQSPGNIHASGSPSGALRAPSPFGPTPSPSSLGIAMGQTSFASPHGALDPSSPYAMVSPSHRGQWPGSPQVSGPSPGARIHGMSPGNPSLHSPIPDPHSPRAGTSSQVMPTSMPPPRKLPQRPWAASIPTILTHNALHVLLLPSPTPCLVPGLAGSYLCSPLERFLGSVIMRRHLQRIIQQEANLSIVNSNEPGVIMFKTEVLKCRVALNPKNYQTLQLKVTPENTGPWSQEELQVLEKFFETRVAGPPFKYNTLNAFTKLLGAPTNILRDCVRIMKLELFPDQAAQLKWNVQFCLTIPPSAPPIAPPGTIAVVLKSKMLFFLQLTQRIPVPQEPVSIIVPIVYDMATGLTQQADIPRQHSSSGAAALMVSNILKRFNELHPARPGECTIFASVHELMVSLALPPGTRQ; from the exons ATGGCTCCAGTGCAGATTGGGTCAGATGGGCAGCTCGTCCCACTCGGGGGTCCGGTAGTTTCGGGTCCACAGCCACCACCACCCGGGGCACCGGCCACACAGGGGGTCCGACTGAGTCTGCTAATTGAATTTCTTCTCCAGAGGACCTACCATGAAATTACCCTGCTGGCCGAACT aCTTCCAAGAAAAACGGACATGGAGAG gaaAATTGAGATTGTCCAGTTTGCCAGTCGTACCAGACAGCTATTTGTGCGTTTGCTAGCCCTGGTGAAGTGGGCAAGCAATGCAGGGAAAGTTGAGAAGTGTGCG ATGATTTCCAGCTTCTTGGATCAGCAGACCATCCTATTTGTGGATACAGCTGATAGGCTTGCATCGCTGGCCAGAGATGCTCTGGTACATGCTCGTTTGCCCAGCTTTGCCATCCCCTTTGCCATTGATGTTCTCACAACAGGGTCATACCCACGCTTGCCCACATGTATACGA GATAAGATTATTCCTCCAGACCCCATCACTAAGGTTGAGAAGCAGACCACCCTGAGCCAACTTAATCAGATTCTACGACACCGCCTTGTCACCACAGACTTGCCACCCCAGCTAGCAAACCTCACAGTCG cTAATGGGCGTGTAAAGTTTCGTGTGGAAGGAGAGTTTGAGGCCACTTTGACGGTGATGGGAGATGACCCTGATATTCCCTGGAGGCTGCTGAAGTTGGAGATTCTGGTAGAGGACAAAGAAACTGGAG ATGGCCGAACCCTAGTCCACAGTTTGCAGGTGAACTTCATCCACGAGTTGGTCCAGGCACGCCTGTGTGCAGATGAAAAACCCCTACAGGACATGTACAACTGCTTGC ACTCCTTCTGTCTGTCACTGCAGCTAGAGGTGCTCCACTCTCAGACTCTGATGCTGATTAGAGAGCGATGGGGAGACCTGGTGCAGGAGGAGAGATATGTGCCCGCAAAATACCTCACACTCACTGTCTGGAA CCAACAGGTTTTGGGTAGGAAAACAGGTACAGCCTCAGTTCACAAAGTCACTATCAAGATTGACGAATCAGATGGATCTAAGCCATTGCAAATATCTCATGAGCCTCCTCTCCCTGCCTGTGACTCCAAATTAATGGAGAGAGCTATGAAG ATTGACCATCTGTCGGTGGAGAAACTTTTGATCGACAGTGTGCATGCCCGGTCCAATCAAAAGTTACAGGAACTGAAGGCCATTCTAAAGACCAGCAATCCCAGTGACAACT cCTTCATCGAGACTGCTTTACCTACACTAGTTATTCCGATACTTGAGCCCTGTGGTCGTTCAGAGTGCTTACACATTTTTGTAGACCTGCACTCTGGTATGTTCCAACCTATGCTGTATGGATTAG ATCAGTCCATGCTGGATGACATTGAAAAGACCATTAACGACGATATGAAGCGCATCATATCTTGGCTTCAACAACTGAA GTTCTGGTTGGGGGAGCAGCGCTGTCGACAGTCTGTGAAACACCTTCCCACTGTGTGTACTGATGTCCTTCACCTGTCCAACTCGGCTTCTCACCCTGTTGGCAACCTGTCCAAACACAAGCTCTTCATTAAGCTCACACGTCTTCCGCAGTACTACATT GTGGTGGAAATGCTTGAAGTGCCTAGCAGTCCCACAGCGTTGCAGTACAAGTACTCTTTCCTGTCAGTGTCTCAGTTGGAAGGAGATGATGGGCCCATGTGTGCACAGCTCCTGCAGCATTTTAAACCCAACCTAGAACATCTTGTCCAGGACACAACAGGCAGAGGGGCCCGACCTGGGACTAAGAGAAAG ATATCTGGGGACCAGGGGGACCCAGAGCCAAAGAAGCCTAAGCGGTCTGGAGAAATGTGTGCCTTCAACAAAGAGCTGGCTCACCTAGTAGCTATGTGCGACACCAACATGCCCTTCATTGGCCTCAGAACAGAG CTGTCAAACATGGAGATCCCAAACCAGGGTGTCCAAGTTGAGGGAGATGGCAGCAGTCACGCGATACGTCTACTAAA GATTCCTCCTTGTAAAGGTGTAGGAGAGGAGACTAGGAAAGCTTTAGATCGGTCTCTACTGGATTGCACCTTCCGACTGCAGGGCAGGAACAACCGAACCTGGATGGCTGAACTGATGCTGGCCAACTGCCCTCtcaacagcacacacagcaaGGAGCAAG CCTCCACGCGGCATATATATCTGACCTATGAAAACCCTCTGTCGGAGCCAGTGGGCGGGCGGAAGGTGGTAGAGATGTTCCTTAATGACTGGAACGCCATCAGTCAGCTCTACCAGTGTGTCCTCAACTTCTCTCGAGCACTGCCAG AGGTGCGGCTGTACAACTACCGTAAGCTGGTGCTGTGCTACGGTACCACCAAGGGCAGCTCGGTCACGATCCAGTGGAACTCCAACAGCCAGCGTTTCCACCTCGCCCTTGGCACTGTGGGGCCCAACTCTGGCTGCTCCAACTGCCACAATATCATCCTCCATCAGCTACAAGAGATGTTCAACAAGAGTCCAAATGTGATGCAGCTGCTGCAG GTGCTCTCTGACACACAGGCCCCTTTGAATGCAATCAACAAGCTACCAACAGTGCCCATGCTGGGCCTGACCCAGCGCACCAACACTGCCTACCAGTGCTTTTCCATCTTACCCCAGTCCCCCACACACATTCGTCTGGCGTTTAGAAACATGTACTGCATCGACATCTACTGCCGCAGCCGCGGCGTGGTAGCCATCAGAGATGGAGCCTACAGTCTTTTTGACAACACTAAGATTGTAGAGGGCTTCTACCCTGCTCCTGGACTCAAG ACATTCCTAAATATGTTTGTAGACAGTAATCAAGATGCTCGCAGACGCTCTGTCAATGAAGATGATAACCCACCCTCGCCGGTGGGTGTAGATGTGATGGACAGTCTGATGAACCACTTGCAAGCTCAACAGCAGCCACAAACGATGAGAGGGGGTGCAGGTGGTGTCTATCCTCCTCTCACTTCACCACCACCAAATTACCACGCTAACGTAACTCCCTCGCCATCCATGATGCCCACCCAGTCGCCAG ggaacatCCATGCCTCTGGCTCCCCTAGTGGAGCTCTGAGGGCACCTTCTCCTTTCGGGCCCACCCCGTCTCCGTCTTCTCTGGGCATAGCCATGGGCCAGACCAGCTTTGCCAGTCCCCACG GTGCTCTGGATCCCAGCTCTCCATATGCCATGGTGTCTCCCAGCCATAGGGGCCAGTGGCCAGGTTCACCCCAGGTCTCAGGGCCTTCTCCTGGGGCACGGATCCATGGCATGTCCCCTGGTAACCCATCTCTGCACTCACCTATCCCCGACCCTCATTCTCCACGTGCCGGGACCA GTTCACAAGTCATGCCTACCAGTATGCCTCCACCCCGCAAGCTACCTCAACGCCCCTGGGCTGCCTCCATTCCTACCATCCTCACCCACAATGCCTTGCATGTGCTTTTGCTCCCCTCACCCACTCCCTGCCTGGTGCCAGGCCTGGCAGGAAGCTACCTCTGCTCGCCACTTGAGCGTTTTCTGGGTTCAGTTATCATGAGACGGCACCTACAGAGAATCATCCAGCAGGAGGCCAAC TTATCTATTGTGAATTCTAATGAGCCGGGTGTGATCATGTTCAAGACGGAAGTACTCAAGTGCCGCGTGGCTCTCAACCCAAAGAACTACCAGACACTGCAGCTCAAAGTCACTCCAGAAAATACAGGTCCCTGGTCCCAGGAGGAGCTTCAGGTGCTGGAGAAGTTCTTTGAGACAAGG GTTGCTGGTCCTCCCTTCAAATACAACACTCTGAATGCCTTCACAAAGCTGCTTGGGGCCCCCACTAACATCCTTAGGGACTGTGTGCGCATCATGAAGCTGGAACTG TTCCCTGACCAGGCTGCACAGCTGAAGTGGAATGTCCAGTTCTGTCTCACCATCCCTCCCAGTGCTCCCCCCATAGCCCCTCCTGGGACCATCGCTGTGGTGCTCAAGTCCAAGATGCTCTTCTTT TTGCAACTGACCCAGCGTATCCCGGTGCCCCAGGAGCCAGTGAGCATTATAGTGCCCATTGTGTACGACATGGCCACAGGCCTCACTCAGCAGGCCGACATCCCCAGACAGCACAGCTCCTCTGGGGCCGCAGCGCTCATGGTCTCTAATATCCTAAAGAGGTTCAATGAACTGCACCCCGCCAGACCGG GTGAGTGTACAATATTTGCTTCTGTTCACGAGCTGATGGTCAGCCTCGCTCTACCCCCCGGCACTCGTCAGTAG